The genomic DNA TAGATCTTAAGAAAAATCATATTGCACTTCCACTTGACGAAGAATTGTTGTATAATAAAGAAATATGAAATTTGCTATCCTCTCAAACGGTCCAGGTAACTACAGCACTAAGAGGCTGAAAGAAGAAGCACGCCTCCGTGGGCATGAAGTAGTAGTGGTTAAATATAGTGAATGCTATGCTTCGATTGCCCAAAATAAGCCAGTAGTGATGTACCGAGGTGAGGCCTTGACCGAATTCGATGCGGTTATCCCGCGTATTGCTAGCAGCATGACGCGCTATGGTACGGCAATCGTTCGACAGTTTGAAATGCAGGGAGTTTACACAACAGCTAGTTCGATGGCTATTGTACGCTCTCGAGACAAGCTTCGTACCCTGCAGCTTCTGGCTAGGGCGGGGGTAGGCGTTCCTAAGACGGTATTTATGCGTGATGCCAGTGATGTAGACGATGTTATCGAAGAAGTTGGCGGTGCGCCGCTAATTATCAAATTGGCACGTGGTACTCATGGCAACGGCGTGGTTCTCGCCGAAACCAAGAAGGCCGCCAAAAGTGTACTACAGGCATTCTACGTCATGGATGACGATGGGACTAACATTTTGCTGCAAGAATTTATCAAGGAATCGGCCGGAACCGATATTCGTGCCTTCGTAGTCGGCGGCAAGATCGTAGCCAGCATGAAGCGCCAAAGTCTTGATGATGATTTTCGTTCTAATCTTCACCAGGGCGGTGAGGGAGTTACGGTTAAATTGACGGATGAAGAGCGCAAAGTTGTTTTGAAAGCAGCTAGAGCTATGGGCTTGTCAATCTGTGGCGTTGACTTAATGCGCTCTAGTAGGGGACCACTGATTTTGGAAGTGAACTCTAGCCCTGGTTTTGGTATCGAAACTGTAACTGGGCGCAATGTGGCAGAAAAGATTATTGATTATGTTGAGCAAAACGCCCGTGGCCGACGCAAAAAAGATCGTGTCGGCGCGTAGATTTAGCTTGATCGAATCTGTTGAGTTAATTCTAGCGCTGTTGGCTGCTGCCATACTCACTTATTATGTATTTTTGGACAACGGACGAGTTCTTATATTACCGAACGGCAAAAGGCTGAATCTGGAGGTGCGTGACGACGAAATCGGGCGGGTACAGGGACTTTCTGGGCGGTCGAGCTTGTCTGAAAGCAGCGCAATGCTGTTCGTTTTTGATATCGAGTCAGATAGGTACTGTTTTTGGATGAAGGGCATGAAGTTTGATATTGATATATTGTGGTTGGATTCAAAGAAGCGTATTGTCGATGCAAAATATGCGGCTAGCCCAAGTTCGTACCCCGAAGAGTTTTGCCCAAAATCAGCAGCGCGCTACGTACTTGAGCTGCCAGCCGGCCAAGCTCTCAAAAACGGTCTAATCATTGGGGTTCAAACCAAATTCTAGTGCGATTCTTACAAGGACAGTCCTTGTAACGGGGTAAATATAACGCTTGTGCTATAGTTGAAGTATATGACTTCTTATATTCTGCTGGCTGTTTTTGTGGGTATCCCGCTTGTTTTGGTGGCGTTTTTGCGCACAAATGGCGCCATGCTTTTTTTCAGCGTAGCAGTGAGTGTTCTGCTTCAGCAGTTCTTGGATGCTGATGCGGCGCAAGTAGTAAACGGGTTGCTGCCAAAAACCGGTATCGACTACATGTCGTTGATCGTTTTTTTGCTGCCACTAGTTTTTGTGGCGGTTCTTTATTCTGGAAGCGTCAAAAAATCTTTAATTGTACTGCATCTTCTGCTGGCAGTTTTGGCTGGGCTTTCTGCACTTTTGGTCGCTGATAGGTTTTTGCCGAGCGCTTGGGTAGTCAGCTATAACGGTTCTAATGTTGCGAAAATAATACGTGATTATCAAACTATTATTATTGCTACTGGACTTTTGCTTGGCATTTTTATCATGCATCCTGGCCGCAACCGTGACCACCACAAAAAACACGAGCATTAATTAGCCTTTACTTTTAAAGATATTTTTGAGATAATTACCCCTGTTATATTTATCTATGTCATAGTTGAATATATAAAGTGTAGATCAAGCGTCGATTAGTAGGGGACCATAGCTCAGCTGGTTAGAGCACCTGCCTTTTAAGCAGGGTGTCCTGGGTTCAAGTCCCAGTGGTCCCTCCAAATAAAAAACCCAGACATGCTGGGGTTTTTATTTGGAGATAGCAAAGCAAGCCAACTGCTTGGCTTGCGTGGGACTTGAACGGGCGGAGCGTTGTTGGACGCTACTCGTCCAACCGCGAGCCGGGTTCGCGAGCAAAATGCAACGCATTTTGACTTGTGAATCAAAAGTCCCAGTGGCCCCTCCAGTCTATGCTCAAAACAGAGATAATTAGCTCCGTTTTTTGCTATACTAACAAAATGTATAGAAATATCTCCGCAGAACAATATCGTGAGCACCTAGGATTCCCATATAATTACAAAGTTGATGCTATGCTTTGCTATGGAACACTTTATGAGCAAGGGGTGCTGTCGCAACTTAAAGAAGCATTAGAAGACCTTGGGCTTGAAGCAGAATTAAATGAAATGCCGCATGAATTTCTTAGATTTGCGAAAGAACTAAAAGTTGGCAACAAAAACATCTGGTTTGCAATTGGATACGGAGGTGCTTGGCTGAGCGAGTATTTACACTGGGCCTGTTTATTTGGATCGAAGAAAAATATTCTACTTGGTTCTTGTGGTGGGCTAAAACTTGGGATGAAACAAGGTGATTTTGTAGTTCCTGGCAGTAGTTATGGCGAAGAAAGCTCCGCTAAAATATACAATAGGGAAAGTAATATACATACCTCAGACAAAAACCTAAGTGAAAAAATTTCAAAAACTTTGGCTGAAGACGGAACAAAAGTTTGGAATGGCCCGATTGTAACCTGCCAGGCGATGATAGGTGAAACATTAGATGACGTAAAAAAGTGGTCTGCAGACGGTTATTTTGGTGTTGAAATGGAGGCGTCGACAGTTTTCGCCGTTTCAAAACATTTTGATGTACCTTCGGCAGCTTCACTTTATGTCGGGGATAACCTAATCGAAGAACATAATAATATGAGCAAAGAGTATGCCGCTGAAGCAGACTCCAGAAAGCAGAAACAAGTCAAACAAATAAAAATGGCTTTGTCTGAGCTTCTTTCCTGAAAAATAGTTGCTTTAGTTTGTACGATGTCCCTCCAAAATAATGCCTTATCGGAAGATGGGTATTGTTTATGATTGATAGCTAATAAATTTAGTCTTTAGATAGTGCTGCATTTGCTGGGTTGGCCAGTTTCGTAGCCCTGGTTAAACCAGTAAACTCTCTCTTCACTTGAGCCGTGCGTCCAGCTTTCTGGGTCCGTGTAACCTTGGGCTTTTTCTTGAATTCGATCATCGCCTACGGCTGCTGCAGCATCGATCGCCTCATTGATTTCGCCATTTTCAAACACTCCTACGTCTTTGAGAGAATTAGCCCAGACTCCAGCGAAGCAGTCGGCCTGGAGCTCAACCTGAACCGAAACTTTGTTGGCTTGGTGAGAACCACGAGCTTGAGTAGACTCTAGCTCGTCCATAATACCAAGTTGGTTCTGGACATGATGGCCGACTTCGTGCGCGATAACATAAGCCTGGGCTACATCACCTCCTTTTGCGCCAAAACGCTTAGTAAGCTCATCAAAAAATGTTTCATCTAGATAAATTGTCTGATCGACGGGGCAATAGTGCGGGCCGACTTGACTGGTGGCAAAGCCACAGCCAGACTGAGTAGCGTCTCTAAACAACACAAGTTTACTAGGCTGGTAAACTTTGTTCTTCTGCTTGAAAACGCTCGTCCAAACATCGTTGGTGCTACCTAGAACAGTCGATGCAAACTTCTCATAACTGTCGACTCCTTGAAACTGTGTAGCATCTTGTTTGGGCTGTTGCTGGACACTAACCTGTTGCAACTGATTTAGGATTTCGTCAACCGGGATATTAGTTTGGCCTCCACTAAAAATGTTAAAAAGCGTCACAATTGCCAGAACCGCCAGTCCCATACCGCCACCGCCCAGAGCAAACTGCGTTGCTGCACCACGCCTGTCTTCTACGTTGCCGCTGCTACCTATTTTGTCCCAGTTTGCCATATGAATCTCTCTTTCTCTAACCATTTTATACCACGAATAACGTCAATTTTGTTAAGAAAATTACAAAACTTTGCATAAGCAATTTTATTCTTTGTCATAAACTGCAACAATCATACTGACTATGAGAAGGATAAAGCGTACTACTCTTATTTCGGTGGGCGCTTGTGCTTTGATTGTTGGTGTCGCAGCAGCCAAGCTTAGCCTTACTCAGCTAAGTGGTTCCTGGCTTTATGTGGCACTGGTTTTCTTACCCCTTGTATTTGTTTCTCGAAATCGACCGATTAAAATCCTGAGTATCGTGTTGGCTTGCTTCGTTTTTGGCTGGTGGAGTGCATCGAAAACGCTTATACGTCTTGGCGATTATGAAGATCTATACGGTCAAAAAGTGGTACTTGAAGTAACCGCCGATACGGATGGTTCGTACGACGATAAAACTCAAATTGCTTTCGATGCATCACATATACAAGTGTTAGATCAGGACGGTTATTGGCTTGTAGGAAGGGCGAAAATTGCCGGCTTTGGTACAAGCGATGTTCGGCGGGGTGATCGGGTAGAGGTAGAGGGTAAGCTTTTTCCGACAATCGGCGGAAAACAGGCTCGAATGAGTTATGCACAAATGAAGGTCGTAGAGCGCAGTAGCTCAGTTATCGAGAAGACTAGGAGGAAGTTTTTGGCTTCACTACACACGGTTCTGCCAGAACCTTCGGCGTCGTTCGGTATTGGACTGCTGATCGGTCAGACGAGTGATCTCGGCAAAGAATATGTAGACGTTTTGAGGATCGTAGGGCTATCACATATTGTGGCAGTCTCGGGGTACAACCTGACAATTATGGCCGAAGTTTTTAACAAAAAGTTTAAGCGTGGCTCTAAGTTTTTTAGACTTATTTTGTCGTTGCTGCTAATAAACATTTTTGTGCTGCTTGCTGGCACTAGCGCTTCAATTGCCAGAGCTGCGGTAGTATCAATGCTGGTGGCTGTCGCTAGTTATTATGGAAGAAACTTTAAGCCCCTAGTTTTAATTTTACTTGTAGCTGCTGGCTCTGCTTTATGGAACCCACTGAATCTTTGGGGTGACATCGGTTGGTACTTGTCGTTTCTGGCTTTTTTTGGAGTTTTGGTGTTAGCGCCAGCGATTCAAAAAAGATTTTGGAAGAAAAAAGAGCCTAAGATAATGGCTCAAATTGTGCTCAGCAGTTTTTGTGCGCAGGCCATGACCTTGCCGTATATTATGTTTGTTTTTCACCAAGTTTCTCTGGTCTCGCTAATTACTAACATGCTTGTTCTACCTTTAATACCTCTAGCAATGGGCCTAACGGCACTGGCGGGCGTGGTCGGAATGATCCCGTTCTTGAAGGAGCTTGGTTTTGTTTTGGCTTGGCCGGCCAACATTCTTCTGAGAGGTATATTGGATGGTAGTGTGCTGTTCTCACGTGTGCCACATGCCTCAGTACAGATTGTGGCGACGCTCACTACAATGATACTAATGTATGGCTTAGTTATCTTAGTAGCGATTAAGTTTAGCCGTAGTCAAACTAGCCAAAAAACAGATGTGAAGCTATAATTAGGGTTAGCAAAGATAGGAAAGAGAGTAGGCACATGTCAGGGCATAGCAAATGGGCAACCATCAAACGAGCAAAAGGCGCCAACGATGCCAAGCGCGGCGCAGTTTTTACAAAATTAGGCAATATGATCGCCATCGCGGCTCGTAGCGGGACTGACCCGCTACTCAATCCTGCGCTTTACACAGCTATCGAAAAAGCTCGTGCTGCCAACATGCCTATGAGCAACATCGACCGTGCTATAGCTCGTGTGGCCGACAAAAACGCTGCTCAGCTCATGGAGGTTATGTACGAGGGCTATGGCCCAGGCGGAACAGCTATTTTAGTCGAATGTGCCACGGATAACATCAATCGTACGTTGCCAGAAGTTCGTACGGCTTTCACTAAGCATGGTGGTAATATGGCCGAGAAGGGTGCGGTTGCCTTTCAGTTTGCGCGCAAAGGAAATATTCGCGTTCGGGGAACTGGCGAGGATCTGCTACTAGCTGTGCTTGATGCAGGTGCGGAAGACGCAAGCGAAGAGGACGGCGAAATGCATATTGTGACTGATCCGAAAGAGCTTGGTAAGGTTCGAGATAACCTCAGGTCGGCCGGAGTCGAAATTCTCGACGCTGAGCTTACTTATCAGCCACTTAATACCGTAGAGATCAGCGACGAGTCTACCGAAGCCAAGCTTATGCGACTGATGGAAGCACTCGAAGATCTAGACGACGTGGTAAATACCCATACGAATTTGGCATGAGACTTTTCTTGTCATCCTATAAAATTGGCGACCATGGTGACAAACTGCACCAATTAGTAGGCGAAAATAAAAAGGTTGCAATGATTATTAATGCTCAAGACTACAAAATTCCAGTCGAAAG from Candidatus Saccharibacteria bacterium includes the following:
- a CDS encoding zinc metallopeptidase, which codes for MANWDKIGSSGNVEDRRGAATQFALGGGGMGLAVLAIVTLFNIFSGGQTNIPVDEILNQLQQVSVQQQPKQDATQFQGVDSYEKFASTVLGSTNDVWTSVFKQKNKVYQPSKLVLFRDATQSGCGFATSQVGPHYCPVDQTIYLDETFFDELTKRFGAKGGDVAQAYVIAHEVGHHVQNQLGIMDELESTQARGSHQANKVSVQVELQADCFAGVWANSLKDVGVFENGEINEAIDAAAAVGDDRIQEKAQGYTDPESWTHGSSEERVYWFNQGYETGQPSKCSTI
- a CDS encoding YebC/PmpR family DNA-binding transcriptional regulator, which translates into the protein MSGHSKWATIKRAKGANDAKRGAVFTKLGNMIAIAARSGTDPLLNPALYTAIEKARAANMPMSNIDRAIARVADKNAAQLMEVMYEGYGPGGTAILVECATDNINRTLPEVRTAFTKHGGNMAEKGAVAFQFARKGNIRVRGTGEDLLLAVLDAGAEDASEEDGEMHIVTDPKELGKVRDNLRSAGVEILDAELTYQPLNTVEISDESTEAKLMRLMEALEDLDDVVNTHTNLA
- a CDS encoding ComEC/Rec2 family competence protein, which produces MRRIKRTTLISVGACALIVGVAAAKLSLTQLSGSWLYVALVFLPLVFVSRNRPIKILSIVLACFVFGWWSASKTLIRLGDYEDLYGQKVVLEVTADTDGSYDDKTQIAFDASHIQVLDQDGYWLVGRAKIAGFGTSDVRRGDRVEVEGKLFPTIGGKQARMSYAQMKVVERSSSVIEKTRRKFLASLHTVLPEPSASFGIGLLIGQTSDLGKEYVDVLRIVGLSHIVAVSGYNLTIMAEVFNKKFKRGSKFFRLILSLLLINIFVLLAGTSASIARAAVVSMLVAVASYYGRNFKPLVLILLVAAGSALWNPLNLWGDIGWYLSFLAFFGVLVLAPAIQKRFWKKKEPKIMAQIVLSSFCAQAMTLPYIMFVFHQVSLVSLITNMLVLPLIPLAMGLTALAGVVGMIPFLKELGFVLAWPANILLRGILDGSVLFSRVPHASVQIVATLTTMILMYGLVILVAIKFSRSQTSQKTDVKL
- a CDS encoding DUF192 domain-containing protein; translated protein: MLSKTPVADAKKIVSARRFSLIESVELILALLAAAILTYYVFLDNGRVLILPNGKRLNLEVRDDEIGRVQGLSGRSSLSESSAMLFVFDIESDRYCFWMKGMKFDIDILWLDSKKRIVDAKYAASPSSYPEEFCPKSAARYVLELPAGQALKNGLIIGVQTKF
- the rimK gene encoding 30S ribosomal protein S6--L-glutamate ligase, yielding MKFAILSNGPGNYSTKRLKEEARLRGHEVVVVKYSECYASIAQNKPVVMYRGEALTEFDAVIPRIASSMTRYGTAIVRQFEMQGVYTTASSMAIVRSRDKLRTLQLLARAGVGVPKTVFMRDASDVDDVIEEVGGAPLIIKLARGTHGNGVVLAETKKAAKSVLQAFYVMDDDGTNILLQEFIKESAGTDIRAFVVGGKIVASMKRQSLDDDFRSNLHQGGEGVTVKLTDEERKVVLKAARAMGLSICGVDLMRSSRGPLILEVNSSPGFGIETVTGRNVAEKIIDYVEQNARGRRKKDRVGA